In Sedimentibacter sp. MB31-C6, one genomic interval encodes:
- a CDS encoding gamma-glutamylcyclotransferase family protein translates to MEETKIDKDSTHKLYIAYGSNLNLNQMKHRCPTAGVIGTSELKDYELVFRGSRHNAVATVEPSKGSTVPILLWSIKPDDEKALDRYEGYPSFYEKAGVDITIGDHKTTAMIYIMTAGHKLGNPSENYLKTIEEGYIDAGFDTNILHSAVEKNQNKIEEFKEMDEYEPKQVDIFGMRWW, encoded by the coding sequence ATGGAAGAAACAAAGATAGATAAAGACTCAACTCATAAACTATATATTGCCTATGGAAGCAACCTAAACTTAAATCAGATGAAACACAGATGTCCTACTGCGGGAGTCATTGGAACATCGGAACTGAAAGATTATGAGCTTGTGTTCCGTGGGTCAAGACATAATGCAGTAGCAACTGTAGAACCATCTAAAGGAAGTACAGTACCGATTTTACTATGGAGTATCAAGCCTGATGATGAGAAAGCACTTGACAGATATGAAGGATATCCAAGTTTTTATGAGAAGGCTGGAGTTGATATCACCATAGGTGATCACAAAACTACAGCGATGATTTATATAATGACAGCAGGGCATAAGCTGGGGAATCCATCAGAAAATTATCTAAAAACCATAGAGGAAGGTTATATTGATGCAGGATTTGATACAAATATTCTTCATAGTGCAGTAGAGAAAAACCAAAATAAAATAGAAGAGTTCAAAGAGATGGATGAATACGAACCTAAGCAGGTAGACATATTTGGAATGAGATGGTGGTGA
- a CDS encoding C40 family peptidase: protein MADPASMGVIAKAGISALSDERLRKGIGWTIAAILSPFILIIVILCGLLSGTASHNNNALYLSFNESSISGNIPEEYKGHIEDMRRSFLILDGKMEEVNSQIEDGNSLDSIRVKAIFYSLYFGENHPSRVNQGKYIDCFVTYEERTRTITDSEGNEYEEIYIVAIPITNLSEIYKNIELEMGNAVNYEDMANANEIYYRIKYGTPAPSEGDSFAEWEDWIQSLTPEELENLYNDLPEGEKGSEILRLAMSRLGDPYSQERRGQGRYTDCSYLTLWSYRQIGINLPPTAAEQARFCVNNNLTVSKNDLVPGDLVFWSHQPNGRFMNITHVGVYAGGGKVIDASYSKGKVVYRNLFDSNKQVLYGRPHILK, encoded by the coding sequence ATGGCAGATCCTGCTTCAATGGGAGTTATTGCAAAGGCAGGAATATCGGCCTTGTCAGATGAAAGACTGAGAAAAGGAATCGGATGGACTATTGCAGCAATCCTGTCTCCTTTTATATTAATCATTGTTATTCTATGCGGGTTACTTTCAGGAACAGCAAGTCATAACAATAATGCCTTATACTTATCCTTTAATGAATCCAGTATATCAGGGAATATTCCTGAAGAATACAAGGGACATATAGAAGATATGCGTAGGAGCTTTTTAATACTTGATGGGAAGATGGAGGAGGTAAACAGCCAAATAGAAGATGGAAATAGTCTAGACTCAATCAGAGTTAAGGCTATTTTTTATTCCTTGTATTTCGGCGAAAATCATCCATCTAGGGTGAATCAAGGAAAGTATATCGATTGCTTTGTTACTTATGAGGAACGAACAAGAACCATAACTGATTCAGAGGGTAATGAGTATGAAGAAATTTATATAGTGGCTATCCCAATAACAAATCTATCAGAAATATATAAGAATATAGAATTAGAGATGGGGAATGCAGTGAACTATGAAGATATGGCAAATGCCAATGAGATCTATTATAGGATAAAATATGGAACTCCTGCACCAAGTGAAGGCGATAGTTTTGCTGAATGGGAGGACTGGATACAAAGCCTTACTCCAGAAGAACTGGAGAATTTATATAATGATTTGCCAGAAGGAGAGAAAGGTTCTGAAATATTGAGACTTGCCATGTCAAGACTAGGGGATCCTTATTCACAAGAAAGAAGGGGACAAGGCAGATATACTGATTGCAGTTATTTAACCCTATGGAGCTATCGTCAGATAGGCATTAATCTCCCGCCAACTGCAGCAGAGCAGGCAAGATTCTGTGTAAATAACAATCTTACTGTTTCAAAAAATGATTTAGTACCTGGAGATTTAGTGTTTTGGAGTCATCAGCCAAATGGAAGATTTATGAATATTACTCATGTAGGAGTCTATGCAGGAGGTGGTAAGGTTATCGATGCTTCTTATTCAAAGGGCAAGGTAGTGTACCGAAATTTATTTGATTCAAATAAACAGGTGCTGTATGGGAGACCACATATTTTAAAATAA
- a CDS encoding DUF6329 domain-containing protein: MLITKAILQRKISEFNTQNCVIEGIELMNGDEFEEFSNNLLEDRDFIIERKEEMYRDSEGQIHVLLALDREGGDGILIDSQGHNYARYTAFMPNIMPYIEQQISIAAGQIIKEAAENSSNDSWAIYFDEIEENHGLIVKENNGIGTMLLDELHRREEIAEIEIEDECFDITLYLDYCINLDEEINPSQNMKM; encoded by the coding sequence ATGTTAATTACAAAGGCAATATTACAAAGAAAAATATCTGAATTCAATACACAAAATTGTGTAATTGAAGGTATTGAATTAATGAATGGGGATGAGTTTGAAGAATTTAGTAACAATTTATTAGAAGACAGGGACTTCATTATAGAAAGAAAAGAAGAAATGTATAGAGACTCTGAAGGACAGATCCATGTATTATTGGCACTTGATAGGGAAGGTGGAGATGGGATTTTAATTGATAGTCAAGGACACAATTATGCAAGGTATACCGCATTTATGCCAAATATAATGCCCTATATTGAACAGCAAATTTCAATAGCTGCAGGACAAATAATAAAGGAAGCTGCAGAAAATTCATCCAATGATAGCTGGGCTATTTACTTTGATGAAATAGAAGAAAACCATGGGTTAATAGTAAAAGAAAATAATGGAATAGGTACAATGCTTTTAGATGAACTGCATAGAAGAGAAGAAATTGCAGAGATTGAAATTGAAGACGAATGCTTTGATATTACCTTATATCTTGATTACTGTATTAACTTAGATGAAGAAATAAATCCAAGTCAAAATATGAAAATGTAG
- a CDS encoding DUF3846 domain-containing protein gives MDNIEKTIRILKIEPQKLPYEKEINNDLEGIQGEVEGLFECIYLDDNCILVCNEEGKLNGMELNRRVGNDIIAGPFFIAGDSCDGEFISLTDEQVEQYTNEFSKIQEFTGEEPEAQPRMEFISFDF, from the coding sequence ATGGATAATATAGAAAAGACAATTCGTATTTTAAAAATTGAACCGCAGAAATTACCTTATGAAAAGGAAATAAATAATGATTTGGAAGGTATCCAAGGAGAAGTTGAAGGACTATTTGAATGCATTTATCTAGATGATAATTGCATATTAGTATGTAATGAAGAAGGAAAACTAAATGGAATGGAGTTAAATCGAAGGGTTGGTAATGACATTATTGCCGGTCCTTTTTTTATTGCAGGAGATAGTTGTGATGGAGAATTTATCTCCCTTACTGATGAACAAGTAGAACAATATACAAATGAATTCAGTAAAATTCAAGAGTTTACTGGTGAAGAACCTGAGGCACAGCCGAGAATGGAATTTATAAGCTTTGATTTTTAA
- a CDS encoding DUF6103 family protein — protein sequence MEKVTLQVTFPKEKLDALRFYMNEKQLTVEEELQKHIKNTYDKYVPSATRRYLDRNDNGEEMEREIVSRTNENTSETVSGNTTTRGRRRAGRSQSAEEQEETETINEVEIEETSDQTEEQNQGMTMSM from the coding sequence ATGGAAAAAGTAACACTGCAAGTGACTTTTCCAAAAGAAAAGTTAGATGCCTTAAGATTTTACATGAATGAAAAGCAGTTGACTGTTGAAGAGGAACTACAAAAGCATATTAAAAACACCTATGACAAATATGTTCCATCTGCCACCAGAAGATACCTGGACAGAAATGATAATGGCGAGGAAATGGAAAGAGAAATAGTATCTAGAACAAATGAAAACACGTCAGAAACTGTCTCTGGAAATACAACAACTAGAGGAAGGAGAAGGGCTGGGAGAAGTCAAAGTGCTGAGGAACAAGAAGAGACAGAAACAATAAATGAAGTAGAAATTGAAGAGACATCAGACCAAACTGAGGAACAAAATCAAGGGATGACAATGAGTATGTAA
- a CDS encoding DUF6103 family protein has translation MKKDVVRISVDAEKLRAVKRYMEKKEVDLEVELADQLQKLYEKHVPINVREYIDEKQEEEIKAKRPKKSVKAKAVDDNNSIIQE, from the coding sequence ATGAAAAAGGACGTAGTTAGGATTAGTGTTGATGCTGAAAAGCTGAGAGCTGTTAAAAGATATATGGAGAAAAAGGAAGTGGACTTAGAAGTTGAATTAGCAGACCAGCTACAAAAACTATATGAGAAGCATGTACCTATTAATGTAAGGGAATATATTGATGAGAAACAAGAAGAGGAAATTAAGGCTAAAAGACCTAAAAAGTCAGTTAAAGCTAAGGCAGTAGATGATAATAACTCTATTATACAAGAATAA
- the mobP3 gene encoding MobP3 family relaxase: MARLILKCPYLKGGSDKTSAHLENLVNYIATRDGVEKIKVENKNLSSTKKQEELIAQIVKEFPATKNLFEYEDYIENSTIENASEFISIAIEENLDKIGKRKNYVDYIANRPRVERMGKHGLFTGGGDSLVLSRIADEVANHEGNVWTPIISLRREDAVRLGFDNAESWHNMLSYYAIDIAESLKIKPENFRWYAAFHNEGHHPHIHMICYSTDSKEGYLTKKGIEKMKSGFVKNIFGQELEGIYIEQSKRRDELKEESRKVLLELISEMKKDTFQNSKVEEQFIEFAERLKFSKGKKQYGYLQPKLKAMVDGIVDELAKEEGISKAYDLWYEMRNEVLHSYMDNLPEPLPLSKQKEFKSIKNMIIKEADNYNKGIFSFEEIANDDIDITNEEREKETEDIIGNDIDFVEMEGNALDLPDETEVNDNITEDVYVKWSDDYKRACEFLFGTDDIVQDFEEAFYLFQLEAEKGNALAMFNMGRIFADGLGVEFDIEESYKWYEKALNAFHKVEDRKPWNYTEYRIGKIYSQGLGTEIDYERAVYWLTLSAEERYKFAEYSLAGLYYNGQGVDQSYIKAFDLYLRSAKQGFPYASFEVAKMYRDGIGTNMNEKESNKYFRSAFIGFEKLEKQSHDDKIQYRLGWMLENGVGIEKDIRRAKKYYEKSAKLENTFACYSLAKLILAEDNPTITEIKTAIEYLEQASTSGNQYAQYSLGVLYLNGKYVEKNIYKAIELFELSSKQSNEYAAYQLGKLFLKGEDIEKDIPSAVKWFLISAEKGNQYAQYLLGKIYFMGDGVIENKEEAIKWFTISSEQGNEYAQFFLDNMDRFQNPSVSLTVSRMLHHMSRIFEDNVPLKSSGVGIKIDSKLMRKLREKKMAQGHKKNEQEQNIEL, from the coding sequence ATGGCAAGACTGATATTAAAATGCCCTTATCTAAAAGGTGGCAGTGATAAAACATCAGCTCATCTTGAAAACTTAGTGAATTATATTGCTACTAGAGATGGTGTAGAAAAAATAAAAGTTGAAAATAAAAATCTTTCATCTACAAAAAAACAAGAAGAATTAATTGCTCAAATAGTTAAAGAGTTTCCAGCTACTAAAAATTTGTTTGAGTATGAGGACTATATTGAGAATTCCACAATAGAAAATGCCTCTGAATTTATTTCCATAGCAATAGAAGAAAACCTCGATAAGATTGGCAAACGTAAAAACTATGTAGATTATATTGCAAATCGACCAAGGGTGGAAAGGATGGGAAAGCATGGGCTATTTACTGGTGGAGGTGATAGTTTAGTTCTTAGTAGGATTGCAGATGAAGTTGCAAATCATGAAGGAAATGTGTGGACTCCGATTATCTCCTTAAGGAGAGAGGATGCTGTAAGACTTGGTTTTGATAATGCTGAAAGCTGGCATAATATGCTTTCTTATTATGCCATAGACATAGCTGAATCTTTAAAGATAAAGCCTGAGAACTTTCGTTGGTATGCTGCCTTTCATAATGAGGGTCATCATCCCCATATTCATATGATTTGTTACTCTACAGATTCAAAGGAAGGATATCTGACGAAAAAAGGTATAGAGAAAATGAAATCAGGATTTGTAAAAAATATCTTTGGTCAGGAACTAGAAGGAATTTATATAGAACAAAGTAAAAGAAGAGATGAACTAAAAGAAGAATCAAGGAAAGTATTATTGGAACTAATATCAGAAATGAAAAAGGATACTTTTCAAAATAGTAAAGTAGAAGAACAGTTTATAGAATTCGCTGAACGATTGAAATTCAGCAAGGGTAAAAAACAATATGGATACTTGCAGCCAAAGCTTAAGGCAATGGTAGATGGGATTGTAGATGAACTAGCTAAGGAAGAAGGAATAAGCAAGGCATATGATCTATGGTATGAAATGCGTAACGAAGTATTGCACAGCTACATGGATAATCTGCCAGAGCCTCTGCCCTTATCTAAGCAAAAGGAATTTAAATCAATTAAAAATATGATTATTAAAGAGGCAGATAATTATAATAAAGGGATCTTTTCCTTTGAAGAAATAGCAAATGATGATATTGATATTACAAATGAAGAAAGAGAAAAAGAAACAGAAGATATAATTGGAAATGATATAGATTTTGTCGAAATGGAAGGGAATGCTTTAGATTTACCTGATGAAACAGAGGTCAATGACAATATAACTGAAGATGTTTATGTCAAGTGGAGTGATGATTATAAGAGGGCCTGTGAATTCTTATTTGGCACAGATGATATAGTTCAGGATTTTGAAGAAGCTTTTTATTTATTTCAATTAGAAGCTGAAAAGGGAAATGCCCTTGCCATGTTTAATATGGGAAGAATATTTGCTGATGGTCTTGGTGTAGAATTTGATATAGAAGAATCCTATAAATGGTATGAAAAAGCACTTAATGCTTTTCATAAAGTAGAAGATAGAAAGCCTTGGAATTATACAGAGTACCGTATAGGTAAAATATATTCCCAAGGGCTTGGAACAGAAATAGATTATGAAAGAGCAGTCTACTGGCTTACTTTATCAGCAGAAGAAAGATATAAGTTTGCAGAGTATTCTTTGGCTGGACTCTATTATAATGGTCAAGGCGTAGATCAAAGCTATATAAAAGCATTTGATTTGTATTTAAGATCTGCTAAACAGGGTTTTCCATATGCTAGTTTCGAAGTCGCAAAGATGTACCGTGATGGAATTGGAACCAATATGAATGAAAAAGAATCAAATAAATATTTCCGTTCAGCATTCATAGGTTTTGAAAAATTAGAAAAGCAAAGTCATGACGATAAAATACAATATAGACTTGGATGGATGCTTGAAAACGGAGTTGGTATAGAAAAGGATATAAGGAGAGCAAAGAAATACTATGAAAAGTCAGCAAAACTTGAAAATACATTTGCCTGTTATTCACTCGCAAAATTAATCCTTGCAGAAGATAATCCAACTATTACAGAGATAAAAACAGCAATTGAATATTTAGAGCAGGCATCCACAAGTGGTAATCAATATGCACAATATTCTCTTGGCGTACTTTATCTTAATGGAAAGTATGTGGAGAAGAATATTTATAAAGCTATAGAATTGTTTGAACTATCTTCAAAACAAAGTAATGAGTACGCAGCATATCAGCTAGGCAAGTTATTCCTTAAGGGTGAAGATATAGAGAAAGATATTCCATCAGCAGTTAAATGGTTTCTTATATCTGCAGAAAAAGGAAATCAATACGCACAGTATTTACTAGGGAAAATATATTTTATGGGTGATGGTGTTATAGAGAATAAAGAAGAGGCAATAAAATGGTTTACTATATCATCCGAGCAAGGAAATGAATATGCTCAATTTTTTCTCGATAATATGGATAGGTTTCAAAATCCCTCTGTTTCACTTACAGTATCAAGGATGCTTCACCATATGAGTAGGATATTTGAAGATAATGTTCCTCTGAAATCATCAGGAGTTGGAATTAAGATTGATAGTAAGCTTATGAGAAAGTTAAGGGAAAAGAAAATGGCACAGGGACATAAGAAAAATGAGCAGGAGCAGAATATTGAGTTGTAG
- a CDS encoding DUF3991 domain-containing protein, whose protein sequence is MATYIHFTDEQKRRANSVDLVDFLERQGEKLLRSGREKRLANDRSITVRGNRWYDHETREGGLAIDFLQNFYGLSFPEAVTRLLDEQGEVIYKTADIKEQEKRKPFVLPQKHSDMRRVFAYLIKQRCIDRDIISFFARNKMLYESCELSRDKTKEYHNAVFVGIDENGIPRHGHKHGIYTKGKKFKGNIESSNPGYSFNYIGKSNKLYVFEAPIDMLSFITMYQKDWQHGSYVSLCGVSEQAMLKMIELNPHLNHVILCLDHDIAGIETGEKFYDILIDREIRCDKLMPEYKDWNEDLMASLNLSAIPAEEHPQYNLRDKICTEIYELTSEFKNTDKSLSKLNNLFQKCKTNSSEQVVETLKQLSAFSLLLAENEYRQLGFNQSIGALKRKLYSEFRAYENRNRLNSRLDMIGQEISKVSKYQGILSKKEKETIANSYEFIAQHSLKAVILIELQELRQEQKQIREMAMQKEEGDRLADGILKVMEGGSELWNHKYICL, encoded by the coding sequence ATGGCTACTTATATTCATTTTACAGATGAACAGAAACGAAGGGCAAATTCAGTTGATCTTGTGGATTTCTTGGAAAGACAAGGAGAGAAGCTATTGCGTTCTGGAAGAGAAAAAAGACTTGCTAATGATCGAAGCATTACAGTAAGGGGAAATAGGTGGTATGATCATGAAACAAGAGAGGGAGGATTGGCTATTGATTTCTTGCAGAACTTTTATGGATTGAGTTTTCCAGAAGCTGTAACAAGATTGCTTGATGAACAGGGAGAAGTAATATATAAAACAGCAGATATAAAAGAGCAGGAGAAAAGAAAACCTTTTGTACTGCCTCAAAAACATTCTGATATGCGCAGGGTTTTTGCATATTTAATTAAACAAAGATGTATTGATAGGGATATAATAAGTTTCTTTGCTAGGAATAAAATGCTTTATGAAAGCTGTGAACTATCCCGAGATAAAACAAAGGAATATCATAATGCAGTATTTGTAGGTATTGATGAAAATGGAATTCCTCGTCATGGACATAAACATGGAATATATACGAAAGGCAAAAAGTTCAAAGGGAATATAGAAAGCAGTAATCCCGGCTATAGTTTTAACTATATTGGAAAGAGCAATAAGCTTTATGTATTTGAAGCACCAATTGATATGCTTTCTTTTATTACAATGTATCAAAAAGATTGGCAGCATGGCAGCTATGTATCATTATGCGGAGTATCAGAACAGGCGATGTTAAAAATGATTGAATTGAACCCTCATCTTAATCATGTAATACTATGTCTGGATCATGATATAGCAGGGATTGAAACTGGTGAAAAATTCTATGATATATTGATTGATAGGGAAATAAGATGTGATAAACTTATGCCTGAATATAAAGATTGGAACGAGGACTTAATGGCGAGTCTTAATCTCTCTGCAATACCCGCAGAGGAACATCCTCAGTATAACTTACGGGATAAAATCTGCACAGAGATTTATGAACTGACATCTGAATTTAAAAATACAGATAAATCCCTATCAAAATTAAATAATCTATTCCAGAAATGCAAAACAAATAGCAGTGAGCAGGTAGTTGAAACGTTAAAACAACTATCTGCTTTTTCTTTGCTGTTAGCAGAGAATGAATATAGACAACTAGGATTTAATCAAAGTATTGGTGCTCTTAAAAGGAAGTTATACTCCGAATTTAGGGCATACGAAAATCGAAACAGACTTAATAGCCGATTAGATATGATTGGACAGGAGATCTCAAAAGTCAGTAAATATCAGGGAATTCTATCTAAGAAAGAAAAAGAAACTATTGCAAACAGTTATGAGTTTATTGCTCAGCATAGTTTAAAAGCAGTTATTTTGATTGAGCTGCAAGAGCTAAGACAGGAGCAAAAACAGATAAGAGAAATGGCTATGCAAAAAGAAGAGGGAGATAGACTAGCGGATGGAATTCTTAAAGTAATGGAAGGGGGCTCTGAACTATGGAATCACAAGTATATTTGCTTGTAG
- a CDS encoding VirD4-like conjugal transfer protein, CD1115 family: MESQVYLLVGMAALMFIVIGGISLISHYYTLNGIKSKTVGDGQHGTARFATKKEILNTYKHIPFNVSDWRKGKNLPTEQGIIVGCKGVKNNVTALVDTDDVHCLMIGAAGVGKTAFFLYPNLEYACATGMSFITTDTKGDLARNYGRIAKECYGYNIAVIDLRNPTRSDGNNLLHLVNKYMDKYREDNNNISVKAKAEKYAKIISKTIINSTGDSSAYGQNAFFYDAAEGLLTAVILLIAEYLPPTEEEGEIVDVRHIISVFKMVQDLMAPSKVKGKSQFQLLMDKLPPEHKARWFSGAALNSAEQAMASVLSTVLSRLNAFLDTEMEQILCFDTEIDAETFCNKKSAIFLILPEEDNTKYFMVSLFLQQFYREMLTVADENGGKLPNRVMIYADEIGTIPKIESFEMMLSAGRSRKISLVPIIQSFAQLDKNYGKEGSEIITDNCQLTIFGGFAPNSETAQVLSKSLGSRTVMSGSISRGKNDPSQSLQMMERPLLTADELKSLPKGNFVIMKTGANPMKTVLRLFLDWGISFGKPYIMEEKSHRKVAYADKETLEENIILDMGKNEELESDEERRIGGMVNTQSLLSKTETGENKRRPTLRT; encoded by the coding sequence ATGGAATCACAAGTATATTTGCTTGTAGGTATGGCAGCTCTTATGTTTATAGTAATTGGAGGAATTTCACTGATTTCACACTACTACACCTTAAACGGAATCAAGTCAAAAACTGTTGGCGATGGTCAGCATGGTACTGCTAGATTTGCTACTAAAAAAGAAATTTTAAATACTTATAAGCACATACCGTTTAATGTTTCAGATTGGAGGAAGGGAAAAAATTTACCGACAGAGCAAGGAATTATAGTTGGATGCAAGGGGGTTAAAAATAATGTAACAGCACTTGTAGATACTGATGATGTTCATTGTCTTATGATTGGAGCGGCAGGTGTGGGAAAGACTGCATTTTTCCTTTATCCAAACTTGGAATATGCCTGTGCAACTGGTATGAGTTTTATAACTACTGATACAAAAGGTGATCTTGCCAGAAACTATGGAAGGATTGCTAAAGAATGCTACGGATACAATATTGCAGTTATAGACTTAAGAAATCCTACAAGAAGTGATGGAAATAATTTATTGCATCTAGTTAACAAATATATGGATAAGTATAGAGAAGATAACAACAATATTTCTGTAAAAGCAAAGGCTGAGAAGTATGCAAAGATTATTTCTAAAACTATTATAAATTCTACAGGTGACAGTTCTGCTTACGGTCAAAATGCTTTTTTCTATGATGCAGCCGAAGGACTTCTCACAGCTGTTATTTTGCTTATTGCAGAGTATCTCCCACCTACTGAGGAAGAAGGTGAAATAGTAGATGTAAGACATATCATAAGTGTGTTTAAAATGGTACAGGACTTAATGGCACCAAGCAAAGTAAAGGGAAAAAGTCAATTTCAGTTATTAATGGATAAACTTCCACCAGAGCATAAGGCTAGATGGTTTTCAGGTGCAGCACTAAACTCTGCTGAACAAGCCATGGCATCAGTTCTATCTACTGTATTATCAAGACTGAATGCCTTCTTAGACACAGAGATGGAGCAGATTCTATGTTTTGATACAGAAATTGATGCTGAAACTTTCTGTAATAAAAAATCTGCAATCTTTCTTATACTCCCGGAGGAAGATAATACGAAATATTTTATGGTTAGTTTATTCTTGCAGCAGTTTTATCGTGAGATGCTAACAGTAGCAGATGAAAATGGGGGCAAGCTCCCAAATCGTGTCATGATTTATGCAGATGAAATCGGTACAATTCCAAAGATAGAATCCTTTGAAATGATGCTTAGTGCAGGCCGTTCCAGAAAAATATCATTGGTCCCTATAATTCAGTCATTTGCACAGCTAGATAAAAATTATGGTAAAGAAGGCAGTGAAATTATAACAGATAACTGTCAGCTTACTATATTTGGAGGGTTTGCACCTAATTCAGAAACTGCTCAAGTTCTATCCAAATCACTTGGCAGCAGAACTGTAATGAGCGGAAGTATCAGCAGAGGTAAAAATGATCCTTCACAAAGCCTGCAGATGATGGAGAGACCACTACTAACAGCGGATGAGCTAAAGTCTTTACCAAAGGGAAACTTTGTTATTATGAAGACAGGAGCTAATCCAATGAAGACAGTACTTCGTCTGTTTTTAGATTGGGGCATTTCTTTTGGGAAGCCATATATTATGGAGGAAAAGTCACATCGCAAAGTAGCATATGCAGATAAGGAAACCTTGGAAGAGAATATTATACTTGATATGGGGAAAAATGAGGAATTGGAATCAGATGAAGAAAGAAGAATAGGAGGTATGGTAAATACACAGAGCTTATTATCAAAAACTGAAACAGGAGAAAATAAACGAAGGCCGACATTGAGAACATAG
- a CDS encoding helix-turn-helix domain-containing protein, which yields MSYFGTIYSYSYNELPARAKTVYMYLKDRSDTKGECWPAINTIARETSMSRSTVKRGIADLIRCGLLTKEVRYRENGGNTSNRYFLKK from the coding sequence TTGAGTTATTTTGGAACAATTTATTCCTACTCTTATAATGAACTACCAGCTCGTGCGAAAACAGTATACATGTACTTAAAAGATAGAAGTGATACAAAAGGTGAATGCTGGCCAGCCATAAATACTATTGCAAGGGAAACTTCTATGTCAAGGAGTACTGTAAAACGAGGCATAGCTGATCTTATACGTTGTGGTCTGCTTACTAAGGAAGTACGCTATAGGGAGAATGGAGGAAATACTTCCAATCGATATTTTTTGAAAAAGTAG
- a CDS encoding TetR/AcrR family transcriptional regulator, with amino-acid sequence MDNKLENLNQSQKILNAAFKCISERGYASVSLRDIADEAGVVLSQLNYYYKNKEGLFTEIIKTLTQQYLNEIEDNLKKGDTEKEKMMHLIEYFQEMLKEKPELFKLLFDLTSMALWSESFKELLNDLFNNVVNLIETYIINDFSDERILKYKSPVTLSRMMLGTLFGMSIQVILANGEEDMIDSLSSLKALFE; translated from the coding sequence ATGGATAATAAACTAGAAAATTTAAATCAATCTCAAAAAATACTAAATGCAGCATTTAAATGTATATCTGAAAGAGGATACGCAAGCGTTTCTTTAAGGGATATTGCTGACGAAGCAGGAGTTGTACTGAGTCAGCTTAATTATTATTATAAAAACAAAGAAGGATTATTTACTGAGATAATAAAAACACTTACACAGCAATATTTGAATGAAATTGAAGATAACTTAAAAAAGGGAGATACAGAAAAAGAAAAGATGATGCACTTAATTGAATATTTTCAGGAAATGTTAAAAGAAAAACCCGAATTATTCAAACTACTTTTTGATTTAACCAGTATGGCACTTTGGTCAGAATCTTTTAAAGAGCTTTTAAATGATCTTTTTAATAATGTAGTCAACTTAATAGAAACATATATTATTAATGATTTTTCTGATGAAAGAATATTAAAATATAAATCTCCTGTTACACTATCTAGGATGATGTTAGGCACTTTGTTTGGAATGTCTATACAAGTAATACTGGCTAATGGAGAAGAGGACATGATTGATTCGCTGTCGTCATTAAAAGCGTTATTTGAATAA
- a CDS encoding helix-turn-helix domain-containing protein: protein MAIIINLENLLLQKEINSSDLAANINITKSNLSVLKNNKAKLIRFSTLDSICKTLNCQPGDILKHVPDVKII from the coding sequence ATGGCTATTATTATAAATTTAGAAAACTTGCTGCTACAAAAAGAAATAAATTCATCTGACTTAGCAGCAAATATAAATATCACAAAATCAAACTTATCTGTTTTAAAAAATAACAAGGCAAAATTAATACGATTCTCGACACTTGATTCAATATGTAAAACGTTGAATTGCCAGCCCGGTGATATATTAAAGCATGTTCCTGATGTAAAAATCATATAA